The window GCAGGTAGAGTCTTCCATTGGAAATCGCAGGCGACGCAAAGACGGATTCTCCGAGTTCGTTGACCTGTAAGACTTCCTGGTCGCCGCTTGCACTCAATATCTTGGTCTCTCCGTCGTCGGTGATGAAATAGACCAAGTCATTTGCTGTAACCAACGACGCACTGAAGTGGCGTCCCAAACGTGCTCTCCACTCATGTTCGCCGCTCTTGGTATCGAGACAGTGTGCGGTCCCGCGATCATCCGCTATGAACAAGCGATCATGAACCACGACGGGGGAAGGCACATAACACCGCGCGTCTTCGACGTGCCAAATCACGTGTGAATCCGTGACGTCGTCGTGCCCGCCTGGTCGAATCGCCATGACATGGTAAGTCGGAAAACCGGCGGCCAGAAAAAAGCGTTCTCCATCGAACACCATCGACGCTACAAACTGCTCGGTCGGTCCTTCGATCCACCACAACAAGTCGCCCGTATCGGGATCATAGCCGGCAACACGTTTGCTGCCTGTGAGCACCGCCTGAGTCTTGCCATCGACTTCTTGCAAGAGCGGAGTCACGTAGCTGCGTGTACGATGGACTCGCGGTGTTTTCCAGACGACACGACCGGTCGCTTTATTGAGTCCCGCTAAGTACGAGTCGCCATCATGATCGCCATTGACGATCACCAGATCGCCATGCAGGACGGGGCTGGTACAGAACCCGTGCATGCTAGAAAAACCACCTGCAGTGACCAGCCAATTTTGGTTGCCTTGGAAGTCGTAGGATGCGACGACCATTTCGCCTGGCTCTTCCGCAGTGCGAGGTTCCTCTGATTGCAGGAAGCAAACAAAGACACTCACGCCGTCGGTAGCCGGCGTGCCGGAAGCATAACTGTTGAGATTGTGTTTTCCCTCGAGCGGCGACTCGATGACGTTGCGGGTCCAGCGAATCGCACCGGTTTCACGATCCAGGCAATGCAGCATCCGTTGCCGACTTGTGACATCACAGGCGGTTAGAAAGATCGAATCACCAGAAACGATCGGTGAAGAATATCCGTTCCCTGGGATCGCTGTCTTCCAAACAATGTTCTCTCCGGTTGCCCCATTCCACTTTGTCGGCACGTTCATTTCAAGGCTAGTCCCATCACCGCGCGGCCCGCGCCATGCCGGCCAATCTTCCCCGTAGCTGACGGTCGTAAGAAGGACCATGAAAAACCAGTAGCGGGATCGTATCATTCGTGTTTGTCTCGTTGGACGAAAAATCGATGGGTTCGTCGCTGCAAGCGAGTGGTCTGTCAAGTTTAAAACTTAGAGATGGGATGTAGTGGACTTCGCCAGAAGTCCCCAAGACTATTTGAGTTACGGATTTCTGGCGAAATCCACTACCCTAAAATTTGTAGAACGGACTTCCAGTCCGTTATTTGTTGATCGGAGTGAGGGACTGGAAGTCCGTCCTGCCGCAACTCTTAGTTGTGACAAACCACCAGCACTATCCCAGATCAACACTTGCTTGTCCAGTTTTCGGCTTGAACGATTGCTTGTCGAAGCGGGTGAGCTCAATCGCGGAAGATCCTTGATGTTGCCAAGCCCACGTGCAAACCAGGGGTGTTCAATCGTCGTGGATGAGGTAGTAGATAATGTCGGGGCGCAGGGAAATCCTCTCAGCGGTGCCAACGGATTCGATCGGATAACCATTGAGGTCCAATGCGGTTACGCGCAGTTGTTTCGCATCGCTGCGTTTGAATTTCACGTCGCCTTGTAACGATCGAAACAGCCACGGTTCTTCGCCAATGCTCTCGATCTGCCGAATGCCTTTTTCGGTTTCTACCGATCGGAAGTGGTTGTTCTTTTCTTCCGACATCACTTGCAATAACATCTTTTGAGATTTCGCAATCGGTTGTCCATCCAAACTGACAACAACGATATGCCCTAGCTCTAACTCGGACGCGACGATGATGTCTTTCAGCGACACGTCGCCAGCGATCGACAACATCCCGCTGATCGCTTGGGCGGACGCCGAGTTGACGTACAACAAACCTTTGCCGTAGTCGAGTAGCACTTCACGGTTGCTGCTGAGCACCGTTTTCTTCTCGCGGTCGATGAGTTCCGCGAGTGGTTGGATTCGTGACGGTTTGGGCGATTCGACAAAATTGACTTCGGTGCGTCCAGCGTAGTGGATCAAGGGGTCGATGACGTTGCCGGGTTCAAGCGAGGTGCCTTTTGGCACGTCCTCCAGACGCAGTGCGTCGAATGCGGCTCCTTGCGGGAGCGGCGTGCCTTGCAAATCGAACAGGTCTTCGATGTTGAGATTCACTTCAGCCAAAACATCCCCTGGAGTGACCAACCGTTGTCGATAAATCAGCGCGGCGGCAGGAAACTGGCCCAGGGTGGCAGGCGACATCAAGGTCCACGGTTGCATAAAGAAACCTGGTTTGACGCTCCACTGAGATCCATCGAGAGCGAAATGGGCGATCGCGTTGCTCTGTTGCAGCGACCCGTAAACCGCCAAGTAGAGCGGCGCTTCACTACGAAATCGATTGGGCCGGTTCCATGCGGTTTCAGAAATCATCGACGGCATCCCGTTGTACTTCGGGTCCATCACTGGATGAAGAAACTGTGGGTTGCCCGTGCCATTCTCTGGTTCGAACTTCAAAGCGCTGCGGTCCACATAAGTTTGGCCGTCCCGGATCGACCAAGCGGAATGCTCGCCTTCGTTCTTGCAGCCAAAATAGCCATGCCGATCGATAAAGTCGGTCGATGTGTACGAGTATTTTTCCAAGGGACCGAGGAGATCCGCGTTTGCCGTCGTCCAATTCGATGCCGTGATGACCCCTTGGAATCCCAGGTCGCGAAGATACTTGTAGGTTTCCTCGTAGAACGAGCGTTGAGTTTCGACCAGAAAACGCACCGTGTCCTTGTCGCGCTGAGTTCGATCCGCCGCGATGCTCCAAAGGGCCCGAAAGCCAACGCGTCCTTCGAGGAAGTTGTCCCGAGGCGACTTGACATTCTTCCAAGCCTGGCGGGTCTTCTCGAGCGATCCATATCGTTTGACAAGCCAATCGGCGAACTGGGTCTCGAGCATTCGCAATTGTGGGTCGGGAATGTTCTTGGCGTCGAACGTCCAGAACAGGAACGAGTCCTCATTCTGAATCTCCAAACCTGCGACGGCCGGGTCATCAATCAATCGTTTTCCCGTCGTCGCATTGCGAGTCAACAAGAGTGCTTTCCACCAAGATTGATACGTTTCCTGGAACTGCGGGTTAAACATCAAGGCGGCAAACGGATGCTGATTGCCGTCATAACCTTCCAGCCACTGGCTGTCGTCGGGTGGTGTCAGCCATAGTGGAAAGTAAATCGAAAAGTGCGAGTAGATACCTTCGGCTTTCATCGCGGCG is drawn from Novipirellula artificiosorum and contains these coding sequences:
- a CDS encoding outer membrane protein assembly factor BamB family protein, with the protein product MIRSRYWFFMVLLTTVSYGEDWPAWRGPRGDGTSLEMNVPTKWNGATGENIVWKTAIPGNGYSSPIVSGDSIFLTACDVTSRQRMLHCLDRETGAIRWTRNVIESPLEGKHNLNSYASGTPATDGVSVFVCFLQSEEPRTAEEPGEMVVASYDFQGNQNWLVTAGGFSSMHGFCTSPVLHGDLVIVNGDHDGDSYLAGLNKATGRVVWKTPRVHRTRSYVTPLLQEVDGKTQAVLTGSKRVAGYDPDTGDLLWWIEGPTEQFVASMVFDGERFFLAAGFPTYHVMAIRPGGHDDVTDSHVIWHVEDARCYVPSPVVVHDRLFIADDRGTAHCLDTKSGEHEWRARLGRHFSASLVTANDLVYFITDDGETKILSASGDQEVLQVNELGESVFASPAISNGRLYLRSTEHLFCIGEAS